The Verrucomicrobium spinosum DSM 4136 = JCM 18804 genome includes a region encoding these proteins:
- a CDS encoding PTS sugar transporter subunit IIA, which produces MPPPTSLSPEVIASLPPPVWLVSTDAPTAIRDTLLSLQHHFCVQDLPVLIQQVLNREARSSTATEAGVAFPHARTTTVTAPVLAAGLSLQGIPFGNGMLVHLILAVAIPPDHTKEYLDLIAHLVRQVRLHTMEELLRIRTASEFRQVLAL; this is translated from the coding sequence ATGCCTCCCCCAACCTCCTTGTCCCCCGAGGTCATCGCGAGCCTGCCACCGCCGGTATGGCTCGTGTCCACGGATGCTCCCACTGCGATCAGGGACACTCTCTTGAGCTTGCAGCATCATTTCTGCGTCCAGGACCTCCCCGTTTTGATCCAGCAAGTGCTTAACCGGGAAGCACGATCCTCCACTGCCACGGAAGCGGGGGTGGCATTCCCTCACGCTCGCACCACCACGGTCACGGCCCCTGTGCTCGCAGCCGGTCTGTCGCTACAGGGCATTCCCTTCGGGAACGGCATGTTGGTGCACCTCATTTTGGCCGTGGCTATCCCGCCAGATCATACCAAGGAGTATCTGGACTTGATCGCCCATCTGGTCAGGCAGGTCCGGCTGCATACGATGGAGGAATTGCTCCGTATCCGTACCGCATCCGAATTCCGGCAGGTGCTGGCGCTGTAA
- a CDS encoding PVC-type heme-binding CxxCH protein, which produces MKPTLFTTLLTLAMAGGLHAQAPARLELKPGDHISILGNTLADRMQHFGWLETLIYSRFKEDNLVMRNLSFGGDEVNTWHRVDNFGTRDEWLGKTGTDVILAFYGFNESFKGYEGIDAFKKNLEKFLKDAKAQNYSGKGSPRIVLVSPIAAEKQADPNVPDPGENNTNIQNYTAAMSEVAAAEGVQFVDLYKISQKLYAESKSPLTFNGIHLKDEGYRALAPAFFEALFGEKAPALDGLEKLRAAVVDRNEAWHNRYRTVDGYNVYGGRSALAYQPGKGGFISDRNAPAPYVSNYKVMQEEMSVRDVMTANRDKVIWALAKGQDAKVDDSNLPSVTPVTTNKPGDLPDGKHTFLSGEESISKMKMPPGIKVQLFADEKMFPELVKPVQMAFDTKGRLWVAVWPNYPERTPTSPKGDSLLVFEDTNHDGKADKCTPFLDNLNCPTGFQFYKDGVLVMKSPDLLFVRDTDGDGRGDKTERVLTGLCASDSHHETNSMCYEPGGAVYCSDGVFHRTQLETAAGPVRNSDGAIYRYEPQTGKFERYAAYGFANPHGRVFDYWGNDIITDATGNANYYGPGFSGFLSEGKHSNYQQFWNRPSRPCAGTTILSSRHFPEGFKDNFLNLNVISIQGIFRVKVTEEGSGLKGENIEYDWNGEKLTTLVETSPKDNEKFRPSAAAVAPDGSLFFSDWSNSIIGHMQHHLRDPNRDNIHGRIYRVTYEGRPLLEPKKIDGEPVEKLLDLLKEPENDVRTRTKIELHKHATAEVIAATQKWVKQFDPNKVEDAHHILEGLWVHQWHNVVNPELIATVLKSPEPRARAQAVRVVCYQRDRIPNALALLKAAANDPSPRVRLEAVRAASFFNGPDVPKALEVAYDVLKHDTDYYLDYCVKETLRQLQSLSKEKVLPAEPAVLAALITRMDDKELEAQPEVEAVLVAKLQRKSYDLAKRDRFLKELARLRNSDPVAELVTAIKTLDGKDGADAAVATELGKMLVATPAARLEKVIPQVTELAKNARMPAVSRAAWATLIMKDRKADDVWAASADGKSRLAVVSGLALVTDPAVRAAFYPQLTALLADVKTKGPVRKAAILALPLTGAQNAEASFKVLANELKEGRERAAVAGAMMQLPRTSWDKASAGDLAQGVLNYAKSVDAKRRADQDFVELNQLGMELASLAGNSGLRKELRSLGVSVFVIKTVHEQLRFDTQRIVVEKGKPFEILFENTDVMPHNLVVVEPDQHLNIGMAAMTMSPNDKDKKGRAYLPKNFKILDATHMLEPGQKEKLQLKAPDKEGNYEFVCTFPGHAMIMWGQVVVTGDVEGYLQANPVPHLPMATMPAAPPVK; this is translated from the coding sequence ATGAAACCCACGTTGTTCACCACACTGCTCACCCTGGCGATGGCCGGAGGGCTGCATGCCCAGGCACCCGCCCGGCTGGAACTCAAGCCCGGCGATCACATCAGCATCCTAGGCAATACGCTCGCAGATCGCATGCAGCACTTTGGCTGGCTGGAGACACTGATTTACAGCCGGTTCAAAGAGGACAATCTTGTGATGCGCAACCTCTCGTTCGGCGGTGATGAGGTGAACACCTGGCACCGCGTGGACAACTTTGGCACACGGGATGAGTGGCTGGGCAAGACGGGTACGGATGTGATCCTGGCTTTCTACGGCTTCAACGAGTCGTTTAAAGGGTATGAAGGCATCGACGCATTCAAGAAGAACCTGGAAAAGTTCCTCAAGGATGCCAAGGCTCAGAACTACAGTGGCAAGGGATCGCCTCGGATTGTGCTGGTATCTCCCATCGCTGCGGAGAAGCAGGCTGATCCCAACGTGCCCGATCCGGGTGAGAACAACACGAACATCCAGAACTACACGGCAGCCATGTCTGAAGTGGCGGCTGCGGAAGGCGTCCAGTTCGTGGATCTCTACAAGATCTCCCAGAAGCTTTATGCGGAGTCCAAGAGCCCGCTCACGTTCAACGGCATCCACCTGAAGGACGAGGGTTACAGGGCGCTCGCTCCTGCGTTCTTTGAGGCGCTCTTTGGAGAAAAAGCACCAGCTCTGGATGGATTGGAAAAGCTGCGTGCAGCCGTGGTGGACCGCAACGAAGCCTGGCACAATCGCTACCGCACGGTGGACGGCTACAATGTGTATGGTGGCCGTTCTGCCCTCGCCTACCAGCCGGGCAAAGGAGGGTTCATCAGTGATCGCAACGCTCCTGCCCCTTACGTCTCCAACTACAAGGTGATGCAGGAGGAGATGAGTGTGCGTGACGTGATGACCGCGAACCGGGACAAGGTCATCTGGGCGCTCGCCAAGGGCCAGGACGCAAAGGTGGACGACTCCAACCTGCCGTCTGTGACGCCAGTGACGACCAACAAGCCCGGTGATCTGCCGGACGGCAAGCACACCTTCCTGAGCGGTGAGGAATCAATCAGCAAGATGAAGATGCCTCCGGGCATCAAGGTTCAGCTCTTTGCGGATGAAAAAATGTTCCCGGAGCTGGTCAAGCCCGTGCAGATGGCCTTCGACACCAAGGGCCGCCTCTGGGTGGCCGTCTGGCCGAATTACCCTGAGCGGACGCCCACCAGCCCAAAGGGAGACAGCCTGCTTGTCTTTGAAGACACCAACCATGATGGCAAGGCGGACAAGTGCACCCCCTTCCTGGACAATCTGAATTGCCCCACGGGGTTCCAGTTTTACAAGGACGGCGTGCTGGTGATGAAGTCTCCGGATCTGCTCTTCGTCCGTGACACGGACGGTGACGGCCGCGGCGACAAGACGGAGCGTGTGCTCACTGGCCTCTGCGCCTCCGACTCGCACCACGAAACCAACTCCATGTGCTATGAGCCCGGCGGTGCTGTGTATTGTTCAGATGGGGTGTTCCACCGCACCCAACTGGAGACCGCAGCCGGTCCGGTGCGCAACTCAGATGGGGCCATCTATCGTTACGAACCCCAGACTGGGAAGTTCGAGCGCTACGCCGCCTACGGCTTCGCCAACCCACATGGTCGCGTGTTCGACTACTGGGGCAACGACATCATCACGGATGCCACCGGGAATGCCAACTACTACGGCCCTGGTTTCAGCGGATTCCTGAGCGAAGGCAAACACTCCAACTACCAGCAGTTCTGGAACCGCCCGTCCCGCCCCTGCGCTGGCACGACCATCCTGAGCAGCCGCCATTTCCCAGAGGGGTTCAAGGATAATTTCCTGAACCTCAATGTTATCAGCATTCAGGGCATCTTCCGTGTGAAGGTGACTGAGGAAGGCTCCGGGTTGAAGGGCGAGAACATCGAGTATGACTGGAACGGCGAGAAGCTCACCACGCTGGTGGAGACCTCTCCGAAGGACAATGAGAAGTTCCGCCCGAGTGCGGCGGCTGTGGCACCCGATGGCTCCCTGTTCTTCAGTGATTGGAGCAACTCGATCATCGGTCACATGCAGCACCACCTGCGTGACCCCAACCGCGACAACATCCATGGCCGCATTTACCGGGTGACTTACGAAGGCCGTCCGCTGCTGGAGCCCAAGAAGATCGATGGCGAGCCGGTGGAGAAGCTGCTCGACCTCCTCAAAGAGCCGGAGAACGACGTGCGGACCCGCACCAAGATCGAGCTGCACAAACACGCCACGGCAGAGGTCATCGCTGCGACCCAGAAGTGGGTGAAGCAGTTCGACCCAAACAAAGTGGAGGATGCCCACCACATTCTCGAAGGTCTGTGGGTGCACCAGTGGCACAATGTGGTGAACCCAGAATTGATCGCCACCGTTTTGAAGTCACCAGAACCCCGTGCGCGAGCCCAGGCTGTGCGTGTGGTGTGCTACCAGCGTGATCGCATTCCGAACGCTCTGGCACTACTGAAGGCTGCCGCCAACGATCCCAGCCCCCGTGTGCGGCTGGAAGCGGTGCGCGCTGCCAGCTTCTTCAATGGTCCAGATGTTCCCAAGGCGCTTGAAGTTGCCTATGACGTCCTCAAGCATGATACTGACTACTACCTCGACTACTGTGTGAAGGAGACCCTCCGTCAGCTACAGTCGCTCTCCAAGGAGAAGGTGTTGCCAGCAGAGCCTGCGGTGCTTGCGGCCCTCATCACGCGCATGGATGACAAGGAACTCGAAGCTCAGCCGGAGGTGGAAGCGGTGTTGGTGGCGAAGCTTCAGCGCAAGAGTTACGACCTTGCCAAGCGTGACCGGTTCCTGAAAGAGCTGGCCCGCCTTCGCAATTCGGATCCGGTGGCGGAACTCGTCACAGCGATCAAGACGCTGGATGGCAAGGATGGTGCAGACGCGGCAGTCGCGACTGAACTCGGCAAGATGCTGGTGGCCACCCCGGCGGCCCGGTTGGAAAAGGTGATCCCGCAGGTCACGGAGCTTGCTAAAAACGCACGCATGCCTGCCGTGAGTCGTGCAGCGTGGGCGACTCTGATCATGAAGGATCGCAAAGCAGATGATGTCTGGGCAGCCTCGGCTGACGGGAAGTCACGCCTCGCGGTGGTCTCAGGGCTTGCTCTGGTGACGGATCCGGCAGTGCGTGCCGCCTTCTATCCTCAACTCACGGCCTTGCTGGCCGATGTCAAAACTAAAGGCCCGGTGCGTAAAGCCGCCATCCTGGCCCTCCCATTGACGGGGGCTCAGAATGCTGAGGCGAGCTTCAAGGTGCTGGCGAACGAGTTGAAGGAAGGTCGTGAGCGGGCGGCCGTGGCGGGGGCGATGATGCAACTGCCCCGGACCAGTTGGGACAAGGCTTCCGCCGGGGATCTCGCCCAAGGGGTGCTGAACTATGCAAAATCGGTGGATGCCAAACGGCGCGCAGATCAGGACTTTGTGGAGCTGAACCAGCTCGGCATGGAGCTTGCTTCGCTCGCAGGGAACAGCGGCTTGCGCAAAGAATTGCGCAGTCTCGGTGTGAGTGTCTTCGTCATCAAGACGGTGCATGAGCAGCTGCGCTTCGACACCCAGCGCATCGTCGTGGAGAAGGGCAAGCCGTTCGAGATTCTCTTTGAGAACACGGACGTGATGCCCCACAACCTGGTGGTGGTGGAGCCGGATCAGCATCTGAACATCGGCATGGCTGCCATGACGATGTCCCCGAACGACAAAGACAAGAAGGGACGCGCTTATCTGCCCAAGAACTTCAAAATCCTGGACGCCACTCACATGCTGGAACCTGGCCAGAAGGAGAAGCTACAACTCAAGGCTCCTGACAAGGAGGGCAACTATGAGTTCGTTTGCACCTTCCCTGGCCATGCCATGATCATGTGGGGCCAGGTGGTGGTAACGGGTGATGTAGAAGGCTATCTTCAGGCCAATCCCGTGCCTCATCTGCCAATGGCCACCATGCCGGCGGCGCCTCCGGTGAAGTAA
- a CDS encoding ClcB-like voltage-gated chloride channel protein: MSAKHPSAVSRAERSLLRLRWFLGRSQHVLRQAPPLIAAVLVGILAAVISIGFRHAITWLNHLTTGHGGSIMEAMSALPSWQRLLLLTMGGLMAGFVLQWGTRWKRQESTTDYMEAIALGDGNIPIRASLMKSLSALVSIASGASIGREGPLVQLAAMAASTLGRLWKSGMAQRRLLVACGAAAGIASAYNAPLTGAMFVAEVVLGTLAFETLGPLLFSSVVATATVRHVFGEAALYQVEVLNAGGATALPAHLGVGIAAGAVGPLFLVVLRWGTRLFVIAEWPVPLRLAVGGFMVGLLAAWHPQVCGNGSHLLNDMLHAPPELGLLVVYALLKLTATVTTFSSGAVGGVFTPTLFLGAALGQICHVAIHAAFPGLAVPAGALAIVGMGAFLAATTHAPVTAILMVFEMTLDYPLVLPLMLACVVAHGISCSLNPVSIYSDSLARKAAQSSLPPWHRINIGQLVRTHQMEVMESTPFAQVVRCFSRSSITELPVLNLSRQIRGIIRLHDLKNHLNSPELESLILAEDICTPPARVLDAHDSLTVALEAFARHDGECLPVEGDGPAGREYLGLLTKTDVLLALAERTSGAEHARQLS; the protein is encoded by the coding sequence ATGTCAGCAAAGCATCCTTCAGCCGTGAGCCGGGCAGAGCGGTCGCTGCTCCGACTCCGCTGGTTCTTGGGAAGATCACAGCACGTCCTCAGACAGGCCCCTCCCTTGATTGCAGCGGTCCTCGTTGGCATTTTGGCGGCCGTTATTTCAATAGGGTTCCGCCATGCGATAACCTGGCTGAATCATCTGACCACCGGGCATGGAGGGTCGATCATGGAAGCGATGTCGGCACTGCCGTCGTGGCAGCGCCTGCTGCTGCTGACCATGGGGGGACTGATGGCCGGCTTCGTCCTTCAGTGGGGCACTCGGTGGAAACGCCAGGAATCTACCACAGACTACATGGAGGCGATCGCGTTGGGCGACGGGAACATCCCCATCCGCGCCAGTTTGATGAAATCACTTTCCGCACTGGTTTCAATCGCGTCCGGTGCCTCCATAGGCCGGGAAGGGCCTCTGGTCCAGCTGGCTGCCATGGCGGCGTCCACTCTGGGCCGCCTTTGGAAGTCTGGCATGGCACAACGCCGGCTTCTGGTGGCATGCGGAGCAGCCGCGGGCATCGCTTCCGCTTACAATGCCCCTCTGACAGGCGCAATGTTCGTCGCAGAGGTGGTGCTGGGGACCCTGGCATTTGAAACGCTGGGCCCGCTGCTGTTCTCCTCCGTGGTGGCCACCGCGACCGTGCGGCACGTCTTTGGCGAGGCAGCCCTTTACCAGGTGGAGGTGCTCAATGCTGGTGGAGCCACAGCCCTTCCGGCGCACCTTGGGGTGGGGATCGCAGCAGGGGCAGTCGGACCGTTGTTTCTCGTTGTCCTGCGCTGGGGCACCCGCTTGTTTGTGATCGCAGAGTGGCCCGTTCCTCTGCGTCTTGCCGTCGGAGGATTCATGGTGGGCCTTCTGGCAGCCTGGCATCCCCAAGTGTGCGGGAATGGGTCTCATCTACTCAATGACATGCTGCACGCCCCACCAGAGCTGGGGTTGCTGGTCGTTTACGCGCTGCTCAAACTCACGGCAACAGTCACTACATTCTCCTCAGGGGCCGTGGGAGGCGTGTTTACCCCCACCTTGTTTCTTGGTGCGGCGCTGGGCCAGATTTGTCACGTCGCTATCCATGCCGCTTTTCCTGGGCTGGCCGTTCCTGCCGGTGCCTTGGCCATCGTGGGCATGGGAGCGTTTCTCGCTGCCACCACACATGCACCTGTGACCGCCATATTGATGGTGTTTGAGATGACCTTGGACTATCCCTTGGTGCTCCCTCTCATGCTCGCCTGCGTTGTGGCTCACGGCATCAGTTGCAGTTTGAATCCGGTTTCCATTTATAGTGATTCTCTGGCTCGGAAGGCCGCACAGTCGTCCCTCCCGCCATGGCACCGGATCAACATCGGGCAACTGGTGAGGACCCACCAGATGGAGGTCATGGAAAGCACCCCTTTCGCCCAGGTCGTCCGATGCTTTTCCCGGTCCAGCATCACGGAATTGCCAGTCCTGAATCTGTCCCGTCAGATACGGGGCATCATCCGGCTGCACGATCTCAAGAATCACCTGAACAGCCCGGAACTGGAATCTTTGATTCTGGCAGAGGATATCTGTACTCCGCCTGCACGGGTACTCGACGCTCACGACTCCCTCACCGTTGCACTGGAGGCATTCGCCCGGCACGATGGCGAATGCCTGCCGGTCGAAGGTGATGGGCCTGCAGGCAGGGAATATCTCGGACTGCTGACAAAGACCGATGTGCTCCTGGCCCTGGCCGAGCGAACCTCCGGCGCTGAGCATGCGCGACAGCTAAGCTGA